One window of Corallococcus silvisoli genomic DNA carries:
- a CDS encoding serine/threonine-protein kinase, with translation MPPKAIGPYRVLETLGSGGAGTVYRALDRRSNDEVALKLLSTGPSLDDRAARRLAREFETLADLAHPNVVKVFEAGVHAGQPYLAMELIEGLTLRHYLDVSFNDLHTPTPSSRGPLSIRRTADDDFGSVDSPDDDSDEDAVLEDDGTFGLDAFAEEAPSEDLASFSGAGAGDDSDSVDLPADPRREPARKPVAPSRPAAPRMADLNRPERMGKLKDAMLQVCEALAYIHGHGLVHRDLKPSNIMVDDDRQVRLMDFGLAKFLADDAGITADGKLVGTYRYMAPEQILGEPLDGRADLYSLGVILYELMSGRPPFDAKTPHELWRQVLETEAPPLLALNLHGDPQLARVAHRLIRKEPDDRFQTAEEVYEALSE, from the coding sequence ATGCCCCCCAAGGCCATTGGTCCCTACCGCGTGCTGGAGACGCTCGGCAGTGGCGGGGCCGGGACCGTCTATCGGGCCCTGGACCGCCGCAGCAACGACGAGGTCGCGCTGAAGCTCCTGTCGACGGGTCCGTCGCTGGACGACCGCGCGGCCCGGAGGCTCGCGCGCGAATTCGAGACGCTGGCGGACCTGGCCCACCCCAACGTGGTGAAGGTCTTCGAGGCGGGCGTCCACGCGGGCCAGCCGTACCTGGCCATGGAGCTCATCGAAGGGCTCACGCTGCGCCACTACCTGGACGTGAGCTTCAACGACCTGCACACGCCCACGCCTTCGTCCCGCGGGCCGCTGTCCATCCGCCGCACCGCGGACGACGACTTCGGCAGCGTCGACAGCCCGGACGACGACTCGGACGAGGACGCCGTCCTGGAGGACGACGGCACCTTCGGACTGGATGCGTTCGCGGAGGAGGCTCCCAGCGAGGACCTGGCCAGCTTCAGCGGAGCGGGGGCCGGGGACGACTCGGATTCGGTCGACCTGCCGGCGGATCCGCGCCGTGAGCCCGCGCGCAAGCCCGTGGCCCCGTCGCGCCCCGCCGCGCCCCGCATGGCGGACCTCAACCGTCCGGAGCGCATGGGCAAGCTGAAGGACGCGATGCTCCAGGTGTGCGAGGCGCTGGCGTACATCCACGGCCACGGGCTGGTGCACCGCGACTTGAAGCCGTCCAACATCATGGTGGACGACGACCGTCAGGTGCGGCTGATGGACTTCGGGCTGGCGAAGTTCCTCGCGGACGACGCGGGCATCACCGCGGACGGCAAGCTGGTGGGCACCTACCGGTACATGGCCCCGGAGCAGATCCTGGGAGAGCCGCTCGACGGGCGCGCGGACCTGTACAGCCTGGGCGTCATCCTGTACGAGCTGATGAGCGGGCGTCCGCCGTTCGACGCGAAAACGCCGCACGAGCTGTGGCGCCAGGTGCTGGAGACGGAGGCACCGCCACTGCTCGCGCTCAACCTGCATGGCGACCCGCAGCTGGCGCGGGTGGCCCATCGCCTCATCCGCAAGGAGCCGGACGACCGGTTCCAGACGGCCGAGGAAGTCTACGAGGCCCTCTCCGAGTGA
- a CDS encoding DNA polymerase IV encodes MRAILHVDMDAFYASVEQRDNPSLRGKPVIVGGHAQRGVVVAASYEVRPFGVRSAMPMARAVKQAPHAIVVKPRFSAYAEASEQVFAIFERYTPLIEPLSLDEAFLDVTASVGLFGAAADIAKRIRKEIAHELNLPASAGIATAKFVAKIASDLAKPNGQREVRPEETVAFLAGLPVSRLWGVGPKTEEAMKRAGLNSIGDVAERELSWLEERFGASSGKHLWELSHGIDARDVVPDRAAKSVGAEDTFEEDLTGLEALKPHVHAQALRVARRLRRASLKGRVVQLKLKFADFTLITRRTTLREATDDGQLLYRAALELLERAHEGKALRLTGVSVQLDEDEAQLGLFPAAAPKSSKLNEAMDRIAARFGSKAITMADIAGAEASDDDHHRSERPVEKPKR; translated from the coding sequence ATGCGAGCCATCCTCCACGTGGACATGGACGCCTTCTATGCGTCCGTCGAGCAGCGCGACAACCCGTCCCTGAGGGGCAAGCCGGTCATCGTCGGCGGGCATGCGCAGCGCGGCGTGGTGGTGGCCGCGTCCTACGAGGTGCGCCCCTTCGGGGTGAGAAGCGCGATGCCCATGGCCCGGGCGGTGAAGCAGGCCCCGCACGCCATCGTCGTGAAGCCGCGCTTCTCCGCCTACGCCGAAGCGAGCGAGCAGGTCTTCGCCATCTTCGAGCGGTACACGCCGCTCATCGAGCCCCTGTCCCTGGACGAGGCGTTCCTGGACGTCACGGCGTCGGTGGGGCTGTTCGGCGCGGCGGCGGACATCGCGAAGCGGATCCGCAAGGAGATCGCCCACGAGCTGAACCTTCCGGCGTCCGCGGGCATCGCGACGGCGAAGTTCGTGGCGAAGATCGCCTCCGACCTGGCGAAGCCCAACGGCCAGCGCGAGGTGCGGCCGGAGGAGACGGTGGCCTTCCTGGCGGGGCTGCCGGTGTCCCGGCTGTGGGGGGTGGGGCCCAAGACGGAAGAGGCGATGAAGCGCGCGGGGCTCAACAGCATCGGGGACGTGGCCGAGCGGGAGCTGTCCTGGCTGGAGGAGCGCTTCGGCGCGAGCAGCGGCAAGCACCTGTGGGAGCTGTCGCACGGCATCGACGCGCGGGACGTGGTGCCGGACCGGGCGGCCAAGAGCGTGGGCGCGGAGGACACGTTCGAGGAGGACCTGACGGGGCTGGAGGCGCTGAAGCCGCACGTGCACGCGCAGGCGCTGCGGGTGGCGAGGCGGCTGCGGCGGGCGTCCCTGAAGGGCCGCGTGGTGCAGCTCAAGTTGAAGTTCGCGGACTTCACGCTCATCACCCGGCGGACCACGCTGCGCGAGGCCACGGACGACGGTCAGCTGCTCTACCGGGCGGCGCTGGAGCTGCTGGAGCGCGCGCACGAGGGCAAGGCGCTGCGGCTCACGGGCGTGAGCGTGCAGTTGGACGAGGACGAAGCGCAGCTGGGGTTGTTCCCCGCGGCGGCGCCCAAGTCATCGAAGCTGAACGAGGCGATGGACCGCATCGCCGCGCGCTTCGGAAGCAAGGCCATCACCATGGCGGACATCGCCGGGGCGGAGGCCTCGGATGACGACCACCACCGCTCCGAGCGACCCGTGGAGAAGCCGAAGCGGTAG
- a CDS encoding secondary thiamine-phosphate synthase enzyme YjbQ, with protein sequence MKTLTEYLWFETQARRELVRLTDTVAALVKKSGIQEGMVLVSAMHITAGVFVNDDEPGLHEDIWEWLQHLAPSGPDYRHHRSGEDNGDAHLKSMLVHPQVLIPVTAGKLDLGPWQQVFYAEFDGQRRKRVIVKVMGA encoded by the coding sequence ATGAAGACCCTTACCGAATACCTCTGGTTCGAGACACAGGCCCGGCGTGAACTGGTGCGCCTCACCGACACGGTGGCCGCGCTGGTGAAGAAGAGCGGCATCCAGGAGGGCATGGTGCTGGTGTCCGCCATGCACATCACCGCGGGCGTCTTCGTCAACGACGACGAGCCCGGCCTCCACGAGGACATCTGGGAGTGGCTCCAGCACCTGGCGCCCTCCGGCCCCGACTACCGCCACCACCGCTCCGGCGAGGACAACGGCGACGCGCACCTGAAGTCCATGCTCGTCCACCCTCAGGTGCTGATTCCCGTCACCGCCGGCAAGCTGGACCTGGGCCCCTGGCAGCAGGTGTTCTACGCGGAGTTCGACGGCCAGCGCCGCAAGCGCGTCATCGTCAAGGTGATGGGGGCCTAG
- a CDS encoding phosphatase domain-containing protein, whose amino-acid sequence MSLPDRIDPRPPRRIYRWDLDKTYLQTDFESLRDLFRTAFQKAHEKVAVPGASALIRELAEQGDSRLCIVSGSPKQMRAVLEEKLKLDGVQWDEFVLKDNVGNLLRGRFRALRGQVGYKLPAILESRVNAPVEAEEVLFGDDAEADAFIYSLYADLIAGRVDERVLSQVLEAGGVYPDDAARVQEAWKKIPIADPVRRIFIHLDRLTPPAHFTPYGPRVVPIFNYFQAALVLLADGHLTAPQVLKIAVEMVQTAGHNIITLSNSFQDLLRRGLPLQQAAIALSQAMEGPNALLKAMRPMPDILAAFSKRLAALGTQPPPPRVQAVDYVSLISHALPRTHKGRTLKPPTS is encoded by the coding sequence GTGAGCCTGCCGGACCGCATCGACCCGCGTCCCCCCCGCCGCATCTACCGGTGGGACCTGGACAAGACGTACCTCCAGACGGACTTCGAGTCGCTGCGCGACCTGTTCCGCACCGCCTTCCAGAAGGCCCATGAGAAGGTCGCCGTGCCGGGGGCGTCCGCGCTCATCCGCGAGCTGGCCGAGCAGGGCGACTCGCGGCTGTGCATCGTGTCCGGCAGCCCCAAGCAGATGCGCGCGGTGCTGGAGGAGAAGCTCAAGCTGGACGGCGTCCAGTGGGATGAGTTCGTCCTCAAGGACAACGTGGGCAACCTGCTGCGCGGGCGCTTCCGGGCGCTCCGGGGGCAGGTGGGCTACAAGCTGCCGGCCATCCTGGAGAGCCGCGTCAACGCGCCGGTGGAGGCCGAGGAGGTCCTCTTCGGGGACGACGCGGAGGCGGACGCGTTCATCTATTCGCTCTACGCGGACCTCATCGCGGGCCGCGTGGACGAGCGCGTGCTGTCGCAGGTGCTGGAGGCGGGCGGGGTGTACCCGGACGACGCCGCGCGGGTGCAGGAGGCGTGGAAGAAGATCCCCATCGCGGACCCGGTGCGGCGCATCTTCATCCACCTGGACCGGCTGACCCCGCCCGCGCACTTCACGCCCTATGGCCCGCGCGTGGTGCCCATCTTCAACTACTTCCAGGCGGCGCTGGTGCTGCTGGCGGACGGCCACCTCACGGCGCCGCAGGTGCTGAAGATCGCCGTGGAGATGGTGCAGACGGCGGGGCACAACATCATCACGCTGTCGAACTCGTTCCAGGACCTGCTCCGGCGCGGGCTGCCGCTGCAGCAGGCGGCCATCGCGCTGTCCCAGGCGATGGAGGGGCCCAACGCGCTGCTCAAGGCCATGCGCCCCATGCCGGACATCCTGGCCGCGTTCAGCAAGCGCCTGGCCGCGCTGGGCACCCAGCCCCCCCCGCCGCGCGTCCAGGCGGTGGACTACGTGTCGCTCATCTCCCACGCGCTGCCCCGGACCCACAAGGGCCGCACCCTGAAGCCGCCGACGTCCTGA
- a CDS encoding protein kinase domain-containing protein yields the protein MQLGKYQLVRKLASGGMAEVFLAKAAGPRGFEKTLVLKRILPHLAEDEAFVEMFLGEAKLAAQLDHPNVVQIFDFGEADGSYFLAMEYIDGPTLRRLIKRSVAQGVPLPWGVCAKMVAAAAEGLAFAHALKDSETGAPLGLVHRDISPENVLVSRQGAVKVVDFGIAKVTGQGPRTQTGVVKGKVAYMPPEQLQARSMDGRVDVYALGMVLYELLTGVRPFEATTDVGMMQAILFEPFVPAVARRSDLPEALQRILERALAKDRDQRYPDCRAFQADLERFVMSLGEPVGAYEIAQLVVRVSEHVPVAPTPPLPVRQPGRGPETAVLQPAGETPAAPVAMEAPLEPSQSRALTTPVSPREGHGGRAARRSVAGAAPQGDQGPVAAPSAPSEGSTAPRLPLSLRPTVPMTPVEEPRASSAPTVPMTPSVSERGPRSSRRARLVVGAALGLLVSAGGWLLLGRGGSGAPAPGARAVEAIGADTSEAPSRRAGPPALAAPPVQPPAVAMAVVDQVDAGMPPGAQVSGEGDGPPSATEASLMAGRTAQPAAESPAVRAASVEAGTRERGSPAPARPVAVRRVDRPRGRVEFRIRPYASIYLDGKPMGQTPFAAIEVPEGTHWVRVVNKDLGKDLSQRFEVKAGQDNIFKLNLLTE from the coding sequence ATGCAACTGGGGAAGTACCAGCTGGTGCGGAAGCTCGCCTCCGGGGGCATGGCGGAGGTGTTCCTCGCGAAGGCGGCCGGGCCTCGGGGCTTCGAGAAGACCCTGGTGCTCAAGCGCATCCTGCCCCACCTGGCGGAGGACGAGGCGTTCGTGGAGATGTTCCTGGGCGAGGCGAAGCTGGCCGCCCAGTTGGACCACCCGAACGTGGTGCAGATCTTCGACTTCGGTGAGGCGGACGGCAGCTACTTCCTGGCGATGGAGTACATCGACGGGCCCACGCTGCGCCGGCTCATCAAGCGGTCGGTGGCGCAAGGGGTCCCGCTGCCGTGGGGCGTGTGCGCGAAGATGGTGGCCGCCGCGGCCGAAGGGCTGGCGTTCGCGCACGCACTGAAGGACTCGGAGACGGGGGCCCCGCTGGGGCTGGTCCACCGCGACATCTCTCCGGAGAACGTGCTGGTCTCCCGGCAGGGCGCGGTGAAGGTCGTGGACTTCGGCATCGCGAAGGTGACGGGGCAGGGGCCCCGCACGCAGACGGGCGTGGTGAAGGGCAAGGTGGCGTACATGCCGCCGGAGCAGCTCCAGGCCCGGTCCATGGACGGGCGCGTGGACGTGTACGCGCTGGGGATGGTGCTCTACGAGCTGCTCACCGGCGTGCGCCCCTTCGAGGCGACGACGGATGTGGGGATGATGCAGGCCATCCTCTTCGAACCCTTCGTGCCCGCGGTGGCCCGGAGGTCGGACCTGCCGGAGGCGCTGCAACGCATCCTGGAGCGGGCCCTCGCGAAGGACCGGGACCAGCGGTATCCGGACTGCCGCGCGTTCCAGGCGGACCTGGAGCGCTTCGTGATGTCTCTGGGGGAGCCGGTGGGCGCGTACGAGATCGCCCAGCTGGTGGTGCGGGTGTCCGAGCACGTCCCCGTGGCGCCCACGCCGCCGCTCCCCGTGAGGCAGCCAGGGCGCGGCCCGGAGACCGCGGTGCTGCAGCCCGCGGGCGAGACTCCGGCGGCGCCCGTGGCGATGGAGGCTCCCCTCGAGCCGAGCCAGTCGCGAGCGCTGACCACCCCCGTGTCACCGCGTGAGGGGCACGGCGGACGCGCCGCGCGAAGGTCCGTGGCTGGAGCGGCCCCGCAGGGCGACCAGGGGCCCGTCGCCGCGCCTTCGGCGCCCTCCGAGGGCTCCACGGCTCCACGGCTTCCGCTGTCGTTGCGGCCGACAGTGCCGATGACGCCGGTGGAGGAGCCGCGGGCTTCGTCGGCGCCGACCGTTCCGATGACGCCCTCGGTGTCCGAGCGCGGGCCGCGCTCCAGTCGCCGGGCCCGGCTCGTCGTGGGCGCGGCGTTGGGCCTGCTGGTGTCGGCGGGGGGCTGGCTGCTCCTGGGGCGGGGCGGGAGCGGCGCTCCGGCGCCAGGTGCGCGCGCCGTGGAGGCGATCGGGGCCGACACTTCGGAGGCTCCCTCCAGGCGCGCCGGGCCGCCGGCGCTCGCGGCCCCGCCAGTCCAGCCCCCAGCCGTGGCCATGGCCGTGGTGGACCAGGTCGACGCGGGGATGCCCCCTGGCGCGCAGGTCTCGGGCGAGGGAGACGGGCCCCCATCCGCGACGGAGGCCTCGCTCATGGCTGGGCGCACGGCCCAGCCCGCCGCGGAGTCCCCGGCCGTGCGGGCCGCCTCGGTGGAGGCGGGGACGCGCGAGCGGGGGAGTCCGGCTCCCGCACGACCGGTGGCGGTCCGCCGGGTCGACCGACCCAGGGGACGGGTGGAGTTCCGGATCCGCCCCTACGCGAGCATCTACCTGGATGGGAAGCCGATGGGGCAGACGCCCTTCGCGGCCATCGAGGTCCCGGAAGGGACCCACTGGGTGCGCGTCGTGAACAAGGACCTGGGCAAGGACCTGAGCCAGCGCTTCGAGGTGAAGGCGGGGCAGGACAACATCTTCAAGCTCAACTTGCTGACGGAATGA
- the plsX gene encoding phosphate acyltransferase PlsX encodes MVGKPQHITIAFDVMGSDHGPVEVVRGAAQLSLESPHIHALLVGDRPVIDEALAGIKHNGERISVHHAGDYVGMDEKPGEALARKPESSVAVAARLVAEGEAHALVSAGNTGAGVLACKRHFQLIPGVRRAALATVYPTRGVRGAKQDPFSLILDVGATVEATAEDLVAFAVMGSAYARIISRNERPKVALLSNGVEPQKGPPRVVEAHQRLSQMSGLNFTGNVEGIDIPRGTVDVIVTDGFVGNVCLKMLEGVHDTVMELAQYAYKESLRWRAGLAMLSSGIDRLKDITDWEQYGGAPILGFDRIFIKAHGRSKARAIANAGKVAAKAVANELGTAIQEGLAR; translated from the coding sequence ATGGTGGGCAAGCCGCAGCACATCACCATCGCGTTCGACGTGATGGGGAGCGATCACGGCCCGGTTGAGGTGGTGCGAGGCGCCGCCCAGCTTTCGCTGGAGTCTCCGCACATCCACGCGTTGCTCGTGGGGGACCGGCCGGTCATCGACGAGGCCCTGGCGGGCATCAAGCACAACGGGGAGCGCATCTCCGTGCACCACGCGGGCGACTACGTGGGCATGGACGAGAAGCCCGGCGAGGCGCTGGCGCGCAAACCCGAGTCCTCCGTGGCGGTGGCCGCCCGGCTGGTGGCCGAGGGAGAGGCGCACGCGCTGGTGTCCGCGGGCAACACGGGCGCGGGCGTGCTCGCGTGCAAGCGCCACTTCCAGCTGATTCCCGGCGTGCGCCGCGCGGCGCTGGCCACGGTGTACCCGACGCGGGGCGTGCGCGGCGCGAAGCAGGATCCGTTCAGCCTCATCCTCGACGTGGGCGCCACGGTGGAGGCCACCGCGGAGGACCTGGTGGCGTTCGCCGTGATGGGCAGCGCCTATGCGCGCATCATCTCCCGCAACGAGCGGCCCAAGGTGGCGCTGCTGTCCAACGGCGTCGAGCCGCAGAAGGGCCCCCCGCGCGTGGTGGAGGCGCACCAGCGGCTGTCCCAGATGTCGGGGCTCAACTTCACGGGGAACGTGGAGGGCATCGACATCCCGCGCGGCACGGTGGACGTCATCGTGACGGACGGCTTCGTGGGCAACGTGTGCCTGAAGATGCTGGAGGGCGTGCACGACACGGTGATGGAGCTGGCCCAGTACGCCTACAAGGAGAGCCTGCGCTGGCGGGCGGGCCTGGCCATGCTGTCGAGCGGCATCGACCGGCTCAAGGACATCACGGACTGGGAGCAGTACGGCGGCGCGCCCATCCTCGGGTTCGACCGCATCTTCATCAAGGCGCACGGCCGCTCCAAGGCGCGCGCCATCGCGAACGCGGGCAAGGTGGCGGCGAAGGCGGTGGCGAACGAGCTGGGCACCGCCATCCAGGAGGGTCTCGCGCGGTGA
- a CDS encoding RluA family pseudouridine synthase, with product MSTATTHTLTVDAAKAGQRVDLFVGEALGLSRARMKRLFEEGQVRVDGRPAKKGLTVTAGQKVSVTVEEAPREAVPDTDFPLVVLHEDASLLFVDKPAGRPSHPLHPGETGTVANALVARYPECAQASQDPREGGLCHRLDVETSGVVAAARTREAWTAVRESFSGREVDKRYLALVTGPLADEGEVEVPLRHHPRHPDRVEPAPYGAEDAREALSHFRVLSRAGDYSLVEVRILTGVLHQVRAHLAGVGAPLVGDALYGGREAPELGRFFLHARSLTVPHPVTKAPVKVESPLPVELVAELGRHGLTWPVADGAA from the coding sequence GTGAGCACCGCGACAACGCACACCCTCACCGTGGACGCCGCGAAGGCGGGCCAGCGCGTGGACCTGTTCGTGGGCGAGGCCCTGGGCCTGTCCCGCGCGCGCATGAAGCGCCTCTTCGAGGAGGGCCAGGTGCGCGTGGATGGCCGCCCCGCGAAGAAGGGCCTCACCGTGACCGCCGGCCAGAAGGTCTCGGTGACGGTGGAGGAGGCGCCGCGCGAGGCCGTGCCGGACACGGACTTCCCGCTCGTCGTGCTGCACGAGGACGCGTCGCTGCTCTTCGTGGACAAGCCCGCGGGCCGGCCCTCGCACCCCCTGCACCCGGGTGAGACGGGCACGGTGGCCAACGCCCTGGTGGCGCGCTACCCCGAGTGCGCCCAGGCCTCGCAGGACCCGCGCGAGGGCGGCCTCTGCCACCGCCTGGACGTGGAGACGTCCGGCGTCGTCGCGGCGGCCCGCACGCGGGAGGCGTGGACCGCCGTGCGCGAGTCCTTCAGCGGCCGCGAGGTGGACAAGCGCTACCTGGCGCTGGTGACGGGCCCGCTGGCGGACGAGGGCGAGGTGGAGGTGCCCCTGCGTCACCACCCGCGCCACCCGGACCGCGTGGAGCCCGCCCCCTACGGCGCCGAGGATGCCCGCGAAGCGCTGTCCCACTTCCGCGTCCTGTCGAGGGCCGGGGACTACAGCCTCGTGGAGGTGCGCATCCTCACCGGCGTGCTGCACCAGGTGCGAGCGCACCTGGCCGGCGTGGGCGCCCCGCTGGTGGGGGACGCGCTCTATGGCGGCCGCGAGGCGCCGGAGCTGGGGCGGTTCTTCCTGCACGCCCGCTCGCTCACCGTGCCGCACCCCGTGACGAAGGCGCCCGTGAAGGTGGAGAGCCCGCTGCCGGTGGAGCTGGTGGCGGAGCTGGGGCGGCATGGCCTGACGTGGCCGGTGGCGGACGGGGCGGCCTAG
- the pcnB gene encoding polynucleotide adenylyltransferase PcnB — protein MSSPLDLTGQEERTATPASADSSERPSEHETPSRALEAPSEPSYSADAGDDDGFDDDDDTEDAGPAEPEVSDEIQRATEALKAAEAEDAQAAAEAGEEAEEPEAVILEPEPEPAANEPELQAPTTTRTGEPAEIDPDEMDPDALKVVLRLHQHGHQAYLVGGCVRDLLLGRKPKDFDVATSAHPGEVRAIFRNCRLIGRRFRLAHVYFKGGKIVEVSTFRANPTELEPAPGADEGQGGEDLLITHDNVFGTAQQDARRRDFTINGLFYDASEGRVIDYVRGRRDLDERFIRTIGDPEIRMREDPVRILRAVRFAAKLDLDIESRTYAAMEGAVEDLPRCAPARLLEETFRLIRGGVSAPALKLLAALDALKLLLPPVDEYLRVHGKEGEKTFYAFAQALDKRVSAGEVLDDAILLATLLVPISRAQPPAEESQDEGRASVSRVIEDLLAGFVEAARLPRRIAERCRMLLLMQRTLSGERRKKTGAFRRHPLFNEALAVFAMTVEATGEGREALDAWQAGEVPPPRAGANAGDSEGPRRKRRRRRRRRTGSGSGEGNGSGAERPASSGSDAGEG, from the coding sequence ATGTCTTCCCCCCTGGACCTGACGGGCCAGGAGGAGCGCACCGCGACCCCTGCGTCGGCGGACTCCTCCGAGCGCCCCAGCGAACACGAAACCCCTTCCCGGGCCCTCGAGGCCCCTTCCGAGCCCTCCTACTCCGCGGATGCGGGGGACGACGACGGGTTCGACGACGATGACGACACCGAGGACGCTGGCCCGGCCGAGCCCGAGGTGAGCGATGAAATCCAGCGCGCCACCGAAGCCCTGAAGGCCGCCGAGGCCGAGGATGCCCAGGCCGCCGCCGAGGCGGGGGAGGAGGCCGAGGAGCCCGAGGCCGTCATCCTGGAGCCGGAGCCGGAGCCCGCCGCGAACGAGCCGGAGCTGCAGGCGCCCACCACCACGCGCACGGGCGAGCCCGCGGAGATCGACCCGGACGAGATGGATCCGGACGCGCTCAAGGTCGTCCTGCGGCTGCACCAGCACGGGCACCAGGCGTACCTGGTGGGCGGCTGTGTGCGCGACCTGCTCCTGGGGCGCAAGCCAAAGGACTTCGACGTGGCCACCAGCGCCCACCCGGGCGAGGTGCGCGCCATCTTCCGCAACTGCCGCCTCATCGGACGGCGCTTCCGGCTGGCGCACGTCTACTTCAAGGGCGGGAAGATCGTGGAGGTGTCCACCTTCCGCGCCAACCCGACGGAGCTGGAGCCGGCGCCGGGGGCGGACGAGGGGCAGGGCGGCGAAGACCTGCTCATCACCCACGACAACGTCTTCGGCACGGCGCAGCAGGACGCGCGCCGCCGCGACTTCACCATCAACGGCCTGTTCTACGACGCGAGCGAAGGCCGGGTCATCGACTACGTGCGCGGACGGCGCGACCTGGATGAGCGCTTCATCCGGACGATTGGCGACCCGGAGATCCGCATGCGCGAGGACCCGGTGCGCATCCTGCGCGCGGTGCGCTTCGCGGCGAAGCTGGACCTGGACATCGAGTCGCGCACGTACGCGGCGATGGAGGGCGCGGTGGAGGACCTGCCGCGCTGCGCGCCCGCGCGCCTCTTGGAGGAGACCTTCCGCCTCATCCGCGGCGGGGTGTCCGCCCCGGCGCTGAAGCTGCTGGCGGCGCTGGACGCGCTGAAGCTGCTCCTGCCGCCGGTGGACGAGTACCTGCGGGTGCACGGCAAGGAGGGGGAGAAGACCTTCTACGCCTTCGCGCAGGCGCTGGATAAGCGCGTGTCGGCGGGCGAGGTGCTGGACGACGCCATCCTGCTGGCGACGCTGCTGGTGCCCATCAGCCGCGCGCAGCCGCCCGCGGAGGAGTCGCAGGACGAGGGCCGCGCGTCCGTGTCGCGCGTCATCGAGGATCTGCTCGCGGGCTTCGTGGAGGCCGCGAGGCTGCCGCGCCGCATCGCCGAGCGCTGCCGCATGCTGCTCCTGATGCAGCGCACGCTGTCCGGGGAGCGCCGCAAGAAGACGGGCGCCTTCCGCCGCCACCCGCTCTTCAACGAGGCGCTGGCCGTCTTCGCGATGACGGTGGAGGCGACGGGCGAGGGGCGCGAGGCGCTGGACGCGTGGCAGGCCGGAGAGGTGCCGCCGCCGCGCGCCGGGGCCAACGCCGGGGACTCCGAAGGCCCCCGCCGCAAGCGCCGCCGCCGCCGTCGTCGTCGCACCGGCAGTGGGAGCGGCGAGGGCAACGGTTCGGGCGCGGAGCGTCCGGCCTCCTCGGGCTCCGACGCGGGCGAAGGATAG